A window of the Trueperaceae bacterium genome harbors these coding sequences:
- the rho gene encoding transcription termination factor Rho yields MTFRDLQAKILPELHLMAKEVGLEAYRDMEKDDLVLAVLERYAETEGLKLVQGYLEISSDGYGFLQASMLQSGSRKVIVSAGLIKQFKLRTGDWVLGKARAPRNNERYGSLVRVEAVNGVDPFQASKRPRFDDLVPTFPEQRIALETTPDALSSRVIDLLAPIGRGQRGLIVAPPKAGKTTLLKAIAHSVAVNEPDVTLIVLLVDERPEEVTDFRESVEGVEVVASTFDEPPANHIRVAEFVHERSRRIVEDGGHVMILLDSITRLARANNLVTPPTGRTLSGGLDSSALHWPKRFLGAARNIRGGGSLSILATALVETGSRMDDVIFEEFKGTGNMELHLARRLEERRIFPAIDILKSGTRREDLLLDEAVLAKMWLLRKVISDMDPAEAMEMLLSRLSRTDTNEAFLATLGQG; encoded by the coding sequence GTGACGTTCCGCGACCTGCAGGCCAAGATCCTTCCCGAGCTGCACCTGATGGCGAAGGAGGTCGGGCTCGAGGCGTACCGCGACATGGAGAAGGACGACCTCGTGCTCGCGGTGCTCGAGCGGTACGCGGAGACCGAGGGCCTGAAGCTCGTGCAGGGCTACCTCGAGATCTCCAGCGACGGCTACGGCTTCCTGCAGGCGTCGATGCTGCAGTCCGGAAGCCGGAAGGTCATCGTCTCCGCCGGCCTCATCAAGCAGTTCAAGCTCCGCACCGGCGACTGGGTGCTCGGCAAGGCGCGCGCGCCGCGCAACAACGAACGCTACGGAAGCCTCGTGCGGGTCGAGGCGGTCAACGGCGTCGATCCGTTCCAGGCGTCGAAGCGCCCCCGCTTCGACGACCTGGTCCCGACCTTCCCCGAGCAGCGCATCGCGCTCGAAACGACGCCCGACGCGTTGTCGTCGCGCGTCATCGACCTGCTCGCGCCCATCGGGCGGGGGCAGCGCGGGTTGATCGTCGCTCCGCCCAAGGCGGGGAAGACGACGCTCCTCAAGGCGATCGCGCACAGCGTCGCGGTGAACGAGCCGGACGTGACGTTGATCGTGCTGCTCGTCGACGAGCGCCCCGAGGAGGTCACCGACTTCCGCGAGTCGGTCGAGGGCGTGGAGGTGGTCGCCTCGACGTTCGACGAGCCGCCGGCGAACCACATCCGCGTCGCGGAGTTCGTCCACGAACGCTCCCGCCGCATCGTCGAGGACGGCGGGCACGTGATGATCCTGCTGGACTCCATCACCCGCCTGGCGCGCGCGAACAACCTCGTGACGCCGCCCACCGGCCGGACGTTGTCCGGCGGTCTCGACAGCAGCGCGCTGCACTGGCCGAAACGCTTCCTCGGGGCGGCCCGCAACATCCGCGGGGGCGGCAGCCTGTCGATCCTCGCGACCGCGCTCGTCGAGACCGGTTCGCGCATGGACGACGTGATCTTCGAGGAGTTCAAGGGGACGGGCAACATGGAGCTGCACCTCGCGCGCCGCCTCGAGGAACGCCGCATCTTCCCGGCGATCGACATCCTCAAGTCCGGGACGCGCCGCGAGGACCTGCTCCTCGACGAGGCGGTCCTCGCCAAGATGTGGTTGCTCCGCAAGGTCATCAGCGACATGGATCCCGCCGAAGCGATGGAGATGCTGTTGTCGCGCCTCTCGCGGACCGACACGAACGAGGCGTTCCTCGCGACCCTCGGACAGGGCTGA